A stretch of the Lolium perenne isolate Kyuss_39 chromosome 3, Kyuss_2.0, whole genome shotgun sequence genome encodes the following:
- the LOC127340401 gene encoding probable glutathione S-transferase, translating into MGEPAVKLIGTFGSGFSHRVEVVLRLKVVPYEVVLEVLRNKSDLLLTHNPVHKMIPVLLHGDRPAICESLVIIEYVDEAFAGPSILPTDPHKRAEARFWARFIDEKFARPFWMSFWSTADVGGKVQEAFVNEAKGNLLLLEGQLNGNSFFGGDTMGLVDIAAAGLAHWLGVFEEICGVTLVTNEEFPGLTRWAKAYVEDEHVKQCLPERGQLVAMFSACREMFRMFKKKRDVPSDGDSAEVID; encoded by the exons ATGGGCGAGCCGGCCGTGAAGCTCATCGGCACATTCGGCAGCGGGTTCAGCCACCGTGTGGAGGTGGTCCTGAGGCTTAAGGTAGTTCCCTACGAGGTCGTCCTAGAAGTCCTGCGCAACAAGAGTGACCTGCTGCTCACGCACAATCCTGTCCACAAGATGATCCCCGTCCTCCTCCATGGAGACCGGCCGGCCATCTGCGAGTCCCTCGTCATCATCGAGTACGTTGACGAAGCCTTTGCCGGACCATCAATACTCCCCACCGACCCCCACAAGAGGGCCGAGGCCCGCTTCTGGGCTCGCTTCATTGATGAGAAG TTTGCCAGGCCGTTCTGGATGTCGTTCTGGTCGACCGCCGATGTCGGCGGCAAGGTGCAGGAGGCCTTTGTGAATGAAGCCAAGGGGAACCTGCTGCTTTTGGAGGGCCAGCTGAACGGGAACAGTTTCTTCGGCGGCGACACCATGGGCCTCGTGGACATCGCCGCCGCCGGCCTTGCCCACTGGCTTGGCGTCTTCGAGGAGATCTGCGGGGTGACACTGGTCACCAACGAGGAGTTCCCCGGTCTCACCCGCTGGGCGAAAGCGTACGTCGAGGATGAGCACGTCAAGCAGTGCCTGCCGGAGAGGGGTCAGCTTGTTGCCATGTTCTCCGCATGCAGAGAGATGTTCCGAATGTTCAAAAAAAAGAGAGATGTTCCGAGCGATGGCGACAGCGCCGAAGTGATCGACTGA